In Aliarcobacter faecis, a genomic segment contains:
- a CDS encoding GspE/PulE family protein — protein sequence MLSKFSINLKKPNFKFLKNSKKFQFNKESLEKIFRDFDYKAYLTKYKNRFNELLGKESDNTNHLGNMIEAMIQTKYKLKGGFSDLIANEAKYESFVRSLGYEYFDSYTELLKVYKDTSSFLDDKKQELCANMYIITLEDIKNKNKVLGIRDVVNLDFEVLSKFYFTKVVVLGEGVLSSVFGEDREIIFNSNADTENDEEINKYFDKMMGQAILLGASDIHIQKTSRYASLWFRIDGIKVDMGTMPIAIAKTIKRRLVTMADQEDSDYESINGVINYDYAKKNIKFRIGLINSKLNFSLVMRMIGGKGVVSHNLSGLNYPEETIKILNNLSKYANGMILITGQVGSGKTHLMYALLQQLAKQQQYVITIEDPVEYVDESFFQIDLSEFASASDEFKYGYPEAVVDILRQDSNIILIGETREPQTAQQLVNASNLGQLVFSTMHTNSAPATVSRMTSSLGINEGDIIDNLRGIVSQRLVRKLCKFCSVPDNTGGYKKVGCDECSHTGFKGRVPIAEVVRFKLGHGGDFQNPAEYMTVEKAAMAQYYAGFITHEDATAIIRGEEVWYD from the coding sequence ATGTTAAGTAAATTTTCCATCAATCTAAAAAAGCCAAATTTTAAATTTCTAAAAAATAGTAAAAAGTTTCAATTTAATAAAGAATCATTAGAAAAGATTTTTAGAGACTTTGATTATAAAGCTTATTTAACTAAATATAAAAATAGATTTAATGAACTATTAGGAAAAGAGTCTGATAATACAAATCATCTAGGAAATATGATTGAGGCTATGATACAGACAAAATATAAGTTGAAAGGTGGATTTTCTGATTTAATAGCAAACGAAGCAAAATATGAGAGTTTTGTAAGAAGTTTAGGTTATGAATATTTTGATAGTTATACAGAGCTTCTTAAAGTATATAAAGATACTTCAAGTTTTTTAGATGATAAAAAACAAGAACTTTGTGCAAATATGTATATTATAACTCTGGAAGATATAAAAAATAAAAATAAAGTTTTAGGAATTAGAGATGTTGTAAATTTAGATTTTGAAGTATTAAGTAAATTCTATTTTACAAAAGTTGTAGTTCTTGGAGAGGGTGTTTTATCTTCAGTATTTGGAGAAGATAGAGAGATTATCTTTAATTCCAATGCTGATACAGAAAATGATGAAGAGATAAATAAATACTTTGATAAGATGATGGGGCAAGCAATACTTTTAGGAGCATCTGATATACATATTCAAAAAACTAGTCGTTATGCCTCTTTATGGTTTAGAATAGATGGTATAAAAGTTGATATGGGAACTATGCCTATAGCCATTGCAAAAACAATAAAAAGAAGATTAGTAACTATGGCTGACCAAGAAGACTCTGATTATGAGTCAATAAATGGGGTTATCAACTATGATTATGCAAAAAAGAATATCAAATTTAGAATTGGATTAATCAACTCAAAGTTAAACTTCTCTTTAGTTATGAGGATGATTGGTGGTAAAGGTGTAGTTTCTCATAATCTTTCTGGACTTAACTATCCAGAAGAGACTATAAAAATATTAAATAATCTTTCAAAATATGCAAATGGAATGATTCTTATAACAGGACAAGTTGGAAGTGGGAAAACTCATCTAATGTATGCCCTACTTCAACAACTAGCAAAACAGCAACAATATGTTATTACTATCGAAGACCCTGTTGAGTATGTTGATGAGTCATTTTTCCAAATCGATTTATCAGAGTTTGCAAGTGCTAGTGATGAGTTTAAATATGGTTACCCTGAAGCTGTTGTTGATATCCTAAGGCAAGATTCAAATATTATCCTTATTGGAGAGACTAGAGAACCTCAAACCGCACAACAACTTGTAAATGCTTCAAACTTAGGACAGCTTGTATTTTCAACAATGCACACCAACTCTGCACCTGCAACAGTTTCAAGGATGACAAGTTCACTAGGAATAAATGAAGGGGATATAATAGATAATTTAAGAGGAATTGTATCTCAAAGACTTGTTAGAAAACTTTGTAAATTCTGTAGTGTTCCTGATAATACTGGTGGATATAAAAAAGTTGGTTGTGATGAATGTAGTCATACTGGATTTAAAGGTAGGGTCCCTATTGCTGAAGTTGTAAGATTTAAATTAGGTCATGGTGGGGATTTCCAAAATCCAGCAGAATATATGACTGTTGAAAAAGCTGCAATGGCACAATATTATGCAGGATTTATAACTCATGAAGATGCAACTGCAATTATAAGAGGGGAAGAAGTATGGTACGATTAG